The following are encoded together in the Cynocephalus volans isolate mCynVol1 chromosome 4, mCynVol1.pri, whole genome shotgun sequence genome:
- the CDC42EP2 gene encoding cdc42 effector protein 2 has translation MSTKVPIYLKRSSRKGKKEKLRDLLSSDMISPPLGDFRHTIHIGSGGGSDMFGDISFLQGKFHLLPGTAVEEPEEDGTFDLPFQFARTATVCGRELPDGTSPLLKNAISLPVIGGPQALTLPTAQAPPKPPRLHLETPQPSPQPSPQEAGSVDIWRIPEAGSPHNGMMPESGAEEPFLSHASSLLSLHVDLGPSILDDVLQIMDQDVDRVRLPT, from the coding sequence ATGTCCACCAAGGTGCCCATCTATCTGAAGCGCAGCAGCCGCAAGGGCAAGAAGGAGAAGCTGCGGGACCTGCTGTCCTCGGATATGATCAGCCCACCACTGGGGGACTTCCGCCACACCATTCATATTGGAAGCGGTGGCGGCAGCGACATGTTTGGTGACATCTCCTTCCTGCAAGGAAAGTTCCACCTCCTGCCGGGGACGGCCGTGGAGGAGCCTGAGGAAGACGGCACCTTCGACCTCCCCTTCCAGTTCGCCCGCACCGCCACGGTGTGCGGGCGGGAGCTCCCCGATGGGACGTCCCCTCTGCTCAAGAACGCCATCTCCCTCCCAGTCATCGGTGGGCCCCAGGCCCTCACCCTGCCCAcagcccaggccccacccaagcCCCCTCGCCTGCACCTGGAAACTCCTCAACCTTCCCCACAGCCTTCCCCGCAGGAGGCAGGCAGTGTGGACATCTGGAGGATTCCAGAGGCTGGCTCACCCCACAATGGAATGATGCCAGAATCAGGGGCTGAGGAGCCCTTCTTGTCCCATGCCAGCTCCCTTCTGTCCCTGCACGTGGACCTGGGGCCTTCCATCCTGGATGACGTTCTTCAGATCATGGATCAAGACGTGGACCGTGTGCGGCTCCCCACATAG